A genomic window from Pecten maximus chromosome 4, xPecMax1.1, whole genome shotgun sequence includes:
- the LOC117325093 gene encoding uncharacterized protein LOC117325093, translated as MKALLVSFLLCVIGASCESPYNDILVKLGRRENVLDSELSALAHADPNDLPMAVRKLVRTIPHGQHVCCRNKPVIIEVKSRRVQRVRAVVDTVATTHHCGFLSAGHCTSTDEVYKQQTFYVTEYYTHVKTGDCPDRHIVCCNMYIMVAESCVHLDDLHELTTQLIG; from the exons ATGAAGGCACTGCTTGTCTCGTTCCTGCTTTGTGTTATTGGGGCTAGCTGTGAATCTCCCTATAACGATATACTTGTGAAGTTGGGGAGGAGAGAAAATGTCCTCGATAGTGAACTCAGTGCCTTAGCGCACGCGGACCCTAATGACCTTCCCATGGCCGTGAGGAAGCTGGTCCGTACTATACCTCACGG ACAACATGTTTGCTGTCGCAATAAACCAGTGATCATCGAGGTCAAGTCGAGGAGGGTACAGCGTGTGCGTGCTGTGGTAGATACAGTGGCCACCACCCACCATTGTGGATTCCTTAGTGCAGGACACTGCACTTCTACTGATGAAGTTTACAA ACAGCAGACATTCTACGTGACGGAATACTACACACACGTGAAGACCGGAGATTGTCCTGATCGGCATATCGTCTGCTGTAATATGTACATCATGGTGGCCGAATCCTGTGTTC ATCTGGATGACCTCCATGAACTTACCACGCAACTTATAGGCTAA